ATGTCGTGTTTCAGCACCTGTTCTGCAGCATGCACATCTATACTGAATATAGATGTGCACATCTATACTGAATATAGATATGCACATCTATACTGAATATAGATGTGCATATCTATAATATTAGGATCGTCTTTaagcagctttatttatttcatctgaaaaatatcatttaaatattgtGACTACACATCAGACAAAGTGGATTCAGTGCAACAGAAGTATCTGTTCAATGTCCAACTTCAAACTAACTTCACTGTAAAATGCCAAGTGGAGCATGATGGTCGACACTTTACAGTCTCACTTCTTCCCGTTATTAAGTTGTGACCATGAAATAATTTTCTCCTGAATGTCAGAACAGCAGAGGGACTGTGTTGAGCAGTAAAACCAActttaacaaaaataacaataagagcTTCTGTTAAAGTGGTGCTGAGTCAGCTTTCTGCACAAAGACGAGGCTGAATAGTGAATGAACTAAAgtgctgtttatttatgtaatggTCTAAACTCATTAATCTAAATGtccaaaataagaaataacttttctttttgacagTATTTACTGACCTGGTCTTCACTAGATGTGCCTGATGTACTGGCAGCTGATTTTAATTTATCTGTGTACTAGATTTactttgtttgaaatgtaatatttcaatCACTGTAATTCCAGATGTTCCAGGAGTTTCCTCGCTCAGCTGTTCTATACTGGGACGTTTGCAGACACTCTTATCCTCAGTGTATTGCACAGTACTTACATAATCTTCAAACTTGGtgatctcctcctccagcatgTCTGTTCCCACCTTGTCGTCCTCCACAACACATGCGATCTGGAGCTTCTTGATACCGTAACCCACAGGAACCAGTTTGGACGTGCCCCACAAGAGACCGTCAGCCTGAACCGAGCGAACGCACTCCTCCAGCTTAGCCATGTCAGTTTCATCATCCCACTgaaagaggaggggggagatGATGAAACGCAACATGAAAGACGAGCTCAGTCAGTATCGAAAACATTTGTTGAGCCCGTTTCTGATGCTCGTGACGGAGATATGGAAATTCAAAAATCTACTTACAGGTTTGACATCCAGTAAGATCGAGGACTTGGCGATGATGACGGGCTTCTTTGCCTTCTTCTCTGCGTACTCTTTTAACCTCTGCTCTTTGAGTTTCTCTGCCTCTTCGTCTTCATCACTCCCAAACAGATCAATATCATCGTcgtcatcctcctcttctttgaTTGGAGCGCTGGACTTCTGAACGGTAGTGCCctgaacagacaaacactggTTACTCATATCAGCTGCTAAGATAAAAGCTAAAGCAGTACTGAACTCATGTGGGACCTTACATTGGTGTAGGGGACTGAAGGAGCCGGAGTCACAGCTGCAGGAGACTTCTCCAAAACGGACACCCGACATTCCAGTTTGGAAAGTGCCGCCCTTAAGTCGTCCACCACTAATAAAGCAGAACCAGAGTCAGTGAGTCTTAACACAACAACCTTAAAGAGATCCATACATATAAAGTTAGAACCCTGTTaatgtgtttcctcctctctgttctcctctgcaggtctcctcctcctccagagtccagttactggttctaccaccctgtccagtgtttctgctgcttgttgcttttgttttttgttgcctactgttcttttctctcttctctttacacTCACCCCACGAGGCAGagttctgctggagtttttcctctccactgtctcctggtgctgctcagtggagttgttgggttttctatatcaatctatattagttatattttctaaggttttaaaccttaaacactgtaaagtgccttgaaatgacttctgttgtaatttaGCACTATTTGAATAAACtcaatgaaataataataataataataacgagtgtccacttgtttttttcctcttattattaaactttttatataatttcagTTATGCTATTTAAGCAGATTTGTCCCCATGATCTTTGCCATCATTAGTTTAATCTAAGAAAACCAGAATAAATTACTGTAACGAtgtattaatgtaattttattagAGAAGCTGGGATCCACAGGTGTTTAGTTGTATGTGAGAACTATTAAGTAAATTGTGTCACTGTTATCTCTGATCATTACTACAGGTGATTCAAACACTAAGTTTGCTTTCAAGCTGGTAAAGAAATCAACAAACAAGCCCACCTTTATGTAAACTCTGGTTCTCGAGCTCCAGGCTCTTAATGCGAGAGACAAGTTCTCCTTGATCAGCTGTGCTGCCGCCGCTTGTGGTGCTCTGCACAAtcaagacacaaagaaagacagaacgTATCAGTGAGAGCGACATCTAGTGGGTAAACCAGAGTGTAACACAGCTCCCACatgtgaacacaacacacacagccaacGAGCCATCTCAGCAGCATCTACAGCCACAGTGGCAGCAGAAGTAGACAAACTGTACACGGATCCTAATAGAAAAAGAAGAGTGATAAGCATCTACATGGACGGCTCTGCAGCATGCCACTAAGGAATCTAACATTATGGTTGTAACTCAAATCATCACACTCAGGCATGGATGTCAGCAGAGTCCACTGACGGAGTGACTGCAGCAGAGGGGCTTCCAGTGACACACAAGGTTTGGCGGCACTTACAAAGTGGGACTGTTGGCTCGTGGCAGGTTGATCAGACCCTCTGTTACTCAGTGTAGTCTTCAGCTGAGTGAACGTTGGGATTTCAGGTATGAAAAAGGAGGAATcgaggaaaggaaaggaaggagtAAGACTGAATGAAGGAGTTCTGAACAGAAagcaaacagagcaactgaggGAACAGCATAAAGCTGGGAGGATATGGGAGATGATAAAATACAAGACAACTTTCACACACACCACTCACACCAACATCTCTGTAGAGTAAGTCTGGCACCTACATCTCCTTTAAGTTAACACGTGAACAAAGATATGAAGTTTAAACTGTCTGCAACATAATGGaagtgtattaaaaatgtaatgtgtgaGCCAATCAAAGCATGTTCAACAAACTAAGAACAATCAAGTACACAAATGATTTTATCACAAACACCAATGAAAGGTCAAAGGGAAAACGTTTGTGAACCCACAGGTGTTTCTGAAAATGCTTAGTAATAGTGGATATCAATAAATGTTTCTATAGCATTTTAAATAATCGTAAAAGGCAGAATTTGATTCTATCATTTCACGAAAAGGCCAAATGTCCAGTTGGTTTTCCAAGTCACAGCTATAGTGGCAAGaataaatatgtgaaccttttggaatttcctggttttctgcaataatttgtcataaaatgtgctctgatcttcatctaagtcaaaagtattaacaaaaataatgggcctgaaataataaaacaaacataaatctgatctttcacgTCTTTAATGAAAAGAAccttaaaaacctcatagtgcaagtGGAATCTGAAGCCAATAATGagttgagtgtttgttgtgcccttggggtcattttgactgaccgtCCACTTCTTGGTcgagtagccacagtcccaaaatgtctccatttgtagattgtttaactgtagactggtgggttttaagtctttgacatcactttgtgactttccagctttatgtaaatcaacaattcttagTCTtggatcctctgaaagctccttttggtaaGATATGGCTTACATAAGAGTATTCTCAAAAAgttggagtgtttttttgtcaaagtagctgtagtccacacctccaaattaattttcttaacttatgctaacacctgatcCCAATTAGCTTTTGTGAGGTCATTaatcaaagggttcacatactttttccaatcACaatgtgaggtttttatagttgtacTGAATAAGTACATGTATAGATCAGGATTTGTTTGTgctattattttaggcacattatttgttaatacttttgacttagatgaaaatcagatcacattttatgacaaattaattcagaaaatcatgaaattaaCTAAAAAGGTTCAATTTTTCTTGCCATCGTTTCTTAAATATTGTGATATAGACATAATGTAGTAATACCCAATCACACCTTTATCCTGGACATTTTAAGACAATGTGGTATACCTGAGATAAAAACTGAGATAAGAGGTACACACACGCTGTCAAATGGAGGTACAGTGATACTTACTCCTGCTAGAGATTTCTGGATGTTCTCCCGGGCCCGAGCTATGTCTTGCAGAATGGTGTTAGCGCCAACATTCTTAAAGAAAATGAGCAGATAGTTTCATTTAGACTAATACAGAGATGGAACGAGTGAAGGCttaaaacaaaagataaactcAAGTTGAAAGTTGCCTTGGGTTTCTGTGCTGGTTGTGAGCTGCCATTCATGTGTTCATAGAAGCGTCTCTCTGCTTCATCGTAGCGAGGTTTGTCAAACCAGACCTTCTCCTGGGCCAGGAAGTCAACGGCGCTCATGGTGCTACAGAGAAGAGAGTGAAGTAGGATAAGAGTCCTGTCTTATGATGTGTAAACAGAACATGCAAGGTGGGAAGAGGTTAAGAACTTTGTATTCTACTCCGACTAAGAAAACTAATTACCCCTAAATACATATGATCTATATTCAATATTTGAAATTAgcaataaaatcttttttatatattcttttaTCTATTATTTTTCCACAGACCCCAGATCGCGAcacaattatttaaaagaaatcttAAAAGTAGCgttggaaaaataaacaatggtTCACACATACGATATtctggaaaattaaaaacatctaCAGGAAACAAcgaatgaatgaaacaaaacaaatgaaaaaacaagatgaacaatgaaaatcaacaacaaaaagggaaacatgatggattaaagaaaaacaatgaaacatgaaatgaaacatcTGGAGCCGctccactctcccagtttggtcAGTTTGGTCATACTTGTCCCTTAAAGAGGAGTTGGAGGCGACTGATGAGGCCTCTGGTTCTGGCCTCCGACCCTTCTTGGCTATGGTGACTTTATCCCCACTGCAAGCGTGGAAATTGCTCTCTGCAGCATCATACCGCCTCTTGTCCAACCACACCCGCTCACTGTCCGGGTGAAGGAAGTAGCAGACTCCTGCCACTGATGGGTCTTCCTTTTCCGGCACCTCAGCTGGTTCCTCTTCTTCCTGGATTGGGTGCAGAGCATGAAAGACTTCGGCTTTACCCTGCTGGACCACCTGTTTCTCCCCCACCaccatctcctcttcctcttcttcctcctcctcctctacgAGGCTTTGAGGGTGGTCGCTActtctggaggtggaggagcagctcGACCGCTTGGAGGAATTGTTGCCGTATAGATTCTGGTAGAAGGCTGCTTCAGCACGGTCATAAAGCGGTTTCTCCAGCCATACATCActcagcagctccactggaAAACGAGGAAGTCCGTTAATCGACtctcgaccggttggggtgacAGCTGCTTGTTGGACGACGGGTGTCGCAGGAGTTGGGGCTAAAGACTGGTATCCTTCATCAGGTGTTCTAGGTGTGATGGAGCGGTTAGGTGGCGGCGGGAGGTTCAGGGAATTTGGAATAGAAGGCTGCGTGGATTCTTCAACAAAGCGGCGTTCTGCTTTATCAAAGGTCGACTTGTTCACCCACACTGCCTTTACCACATGGTGACAGGCCACCTGATCGTCGTGGTGGCATGTCAGTCCTGAGCAAGTTGGAGCAACAGTGGACGGTGAGTTTGGCTGTTTCCGTGGTGCTTGAGGACACTGGTTTGGGTTGCTGGTCCCATTAGAGGTGCTTGCCAACCAGCCCTGGTAGAGGCTCTCAGCTCGCTCATAGATGCTACGCTCAAACCACACATTAGCGCGCTCGGCTTGCAGGCCAATCAGAACAGCGTGTGGGTCGTGTGGTTGACTCTTGTTAGGGTTCTCTTCACTCTTGGTCTTACTGTCAACCTTCACCTCAGAGCGACTCTCAGGATTAGACGAACGTTTCTTGCGACGGCGGCTTTTCCCACTGCGCTTGACATCTCCGTTTAAGCTGCCACTCTCCGGGGAGGATGACGCAGCATCTCCATTTCTCTGACCTGATTCAGTCTTGTTCCTACACCCTGGTGTAGTGTTCACAGACCGGTCCACCTGACAGTGATTGGGAGGCTGATCATGCTCCaactcagctgctgcagagcagtGGGGGATCTTCTTAGACATCTTTGATCCgttgcaaaaaacaacaaaaaaagaacaggtACAGGCTTTTGGATTAGAGACACAGAAAGGTTTAACAACACAAAGGGATTGATCTGCAGTTGCTTCAGAAAGTAGACACCTTTACTTTGTACCTTTACTTTCTGCAAACATTATCATTTActgattaaatttaaaatggaaaacaaatttCTTCCCAACAGGTGGTGTTAGTCTGTATTCATCAttcaaaaatggaaaataaaagataCACAAACTGTAAACTAAGCAGCACTTGAAAGCATGCTCCCTAATTTGCCACCGATCTCACTCACCACAGGTTTATAGATACTTTGAGAATATCTCTGATAAGAGGTTTTAAATGGCACTGGGGtccatttattttgttgtgcacTGATTCACTATGCTGAATCATAGTAGTCTCTCTCACTGATGGGCTAACGAGCTGAATCAGCTGTAAAGCTGCCGACGCACACTACAAACTGACGACAGTCCAACATTGCCCAATGGCGAGCTTGGTGTGCCAGACCTGGGTCCTTCTTACATAGTTTCGCTGAATGGCAAAGTTCTTGTGTTCCTGACTTCTTGCGTTTTACAgtgtacagttacagttacttgCATGTTTTTGAGTTGTGCTCCTTGGAATACTTAGAAGAGGTTTTATATCCTTATCCTTATGTGAATACTTTAAACTGCCCAAATTCAGGAGTCAAGAGCcagattatttaattaaaagtctGAATAATGTGGTTTTCtatgtttatttaattcagattaaaataaatcatttaggATTATCAAGTGTAGAGGGATGTGGAAAATATCCATTAAAAAGTAAACCTACAGCACATTATAGTGTGAAAAAAGTGAGAGGGTCTACTTTCTGAAGCATCTTTCTAAGTATGTTTTAATAGATCTCTATTAATCTATTTAATCTATCtgtgaataaacaaaaactataaATCAGTCCCAGAGAAGGACAAAAAGCATGCAGGGAATTAAGAAAGTCTTGCGAACTAAGCAATATGTTATGATCCTAAAAAGTTTCATCCACTTAACGTAAAAATTGCAtacaaggaaagaaaagttcaaagattatttttcaaaaaagaaaaaacattcttaCAACTATGGATTTTGGAAATGCACTGACATGCTCATgcataaaaaataattcagtagctattatttaataaaaaagtgCATGCCATGCTGTTTTAATGATATTGCAGTGTTCTGTACAGGAAATGCATTCCCTTAGTGTTTGACCATGGGGAGGTTATTAATATTGATCCAAGAGTAACTAGACTACTGAAATGCATCTGGGCACCATTCAGGGAAGTCATTTCCTGCTGTCAATTACAAAATCATATTCAAGCTCTTAACTCACCTTGCTTCCTAAAGGTGTTGCACTCAAATTAGTATGAAAGTCAAATGCTCAACACGTTCTTTTCATCCAGTTAACCGCAAGCCattgaaaaagaaattcaacaaatcACCATCTTGATCCAACTTAAACACATACAGGGGATAAAACtactgcacatacacaaaaaagaaactaaatccAAACCACCCTCTGTCATAAAGAGTACTCACTTGTCAGATTCTGAATGCAATATGATAGGAAAGAAGGTACGGGTTCCTTTAACCTCCTTCAATGAGGTAAGATTAACCAAATTGTTTTTAGACAAAACTGGACAcatcttcttattttatttaattttaataatttctgttttgtagattaataaatgcataaaaatggTAACAACTATTCTAAGGTCGGGTCATCTGATGCAGCACTCAATAAGTCTAATTACTCCATCATGGTCCTGTTGAAGAACAAACGATGCTCCGACCAAGGCTGCCGCAGAATGCAGTGATAGCCAAGTGTCAGCAGCAAAGCACTcccacaccatcacacctccTCCGTGCTTCACGGTACAATTACCATTTGTGTCTCACCAAAACTGGTGGTTCAAGtttgaaataaacaaaccaaTAACAAAACTAACTCAAATTTGGATTTACCAAAGTCCAAGGACCAGGTCTAATGTCTAGTCCTTGTGTTTTGGCCCaagcaattttctttttatttcctccatCAGTGGTAGTTTCGTCTTGAGTAATTCAACCAAGACGGGCACTGTAAAGTCCCTTGAGATGacttatgttgtgatttggtgctatataaataaagtgaatttaatttctgtgttcAAGAACAAGTATGTCTTCAAATAATAAGGACCAGTTGTGTCTCTTTAGTTAGTTCAGCAGCTTTGTCATAATAAGGAACAGTACAGTACTCCCTACAACgtaaaaaagaacataaaacaaatgtaaaacatgaatCACTGACTGAAAGTGTGTCCAACCATTTTAGTAATTTACATctttttaatgtgacattaCAGGTCTGGAACAGAAGGAGTGGACATTTCCCCATAATGTTTTTACTAAAATGACATATGCTCATTGAccacttcattaggtacacCTGCACAATCCAGTTCAGCTGCTGTGCcatgatttttacatttacaaggtTCAAATTTCCCAGTTTTTGTTGAAAGTTTTAATTCTAGTAGTAGTtttaattctactatatgttgATTAGTGAGAGTGCATAATCTGAAGAGATGCGTACATTAATTGATGTTCCTAATGTTTTGCCCAAGACATtctcataaacacatttaataaaatattataaatatctcTTTATATAATCAGATGAGAAATAACCCAGTAATAGTTGGAATACATGACGGAGGTGCTGTACTCGATTACATTAcactgtacaggtgtacctaatgaagtggCCACTGAGGGCACAGTATCATCTTATAATTATAAACAGCATTAATGCAGCAGGCTACAAAGACAGTGTACTGAACAGAAATTAATACAGATCTCGGATGAAAAGATGctgcacagtaaaacaaaccaaagcagCTCAGACCCTCCACGGAGTCATGACAAGCTAACCTCAACGTTAGCCACCTATTCATCTTCAAGAAGGACCTAGCAAGGACGAATGCTGTGAGCAGGTGGTTAGCACTTCACGGACACCATAACAGCGTGAGCTGCATTAAACCGAAACACAAATCATTCATATTCCATTTTGACGTGTATGGTAAATGTCAGGGACGCTCACTGAAGCCGGTGTCCGCCCGACGTGAGAGCCGCTCCGGGTAACGTTAGCACCAGCTAGCTGCCCGCTCAGCTAGCTAGCCGTGTGCTAGCAGCAGCTAACACAAGCAGCGAATATAAATTACTGTCAGTCAACAGGACACGAGCACTAATCCCCGCACTGAAACCCCGACTGTCGGTCACAGGCGACGTTacttactgttgttttttgggGTCTTGTCGCTGAAGGACCAGGCCGCGGGATGAGACGCGCGTTTCTCCAACCGTGTGCTAACAGgaaggaggcggaggaggaggcggagcgCCGGTGAGCTCAGAGTGGGGGAGGGAGCGTGATGACTCGGTGCTGATGCTGCACGATCCGTGATGTAAACTGACACTCACTACATCTTTTACAAGGAAACTACAGAATGTCGAAATTAAATCCACAGCACTGTTTATACTAGTCTCTCTGTTGCTGTAATTTGATTGAATATGGTTAAGAATATTTAGGTTAtgatataaaactataaataaaatattttcctcttttgatTTCTTGTTGCAGATGAGGCAGTTTCATGCATGAACCTCTGCATCTATCCAACCATGCAGCTTTTGCAGTTTTTGCTCTTATAAAGTCTAGATTTTCACTTTCACGctatgtctgtctgtttgaCTTATGCTCTGTCATATAGCTCCACCTCCTTGGAATTTGTATCTGCCCAAGGCCAAGTGATGCCCAACTTAGAGGCCTCTACTTAAAAATAAGGCACAAAGCAATCCTCTTCACATGACACTTTATGAAAAGTAATTCTACACACTTGGCATCATAGATGGTTCATATTTTTATACACACAGTGTCATACACAAACCCAGCAACTAGATGGAAAGTACATCTGGGACAAAAACCCATTCAGTCATTAAAATGCAGCTCCACAATCACTCTTAAATTATCCCAaagttttatgtttcattttgccaaatattaaaaatacaattaaatacataaacacaagcAACTTCCATTCAGTATTCCATATTTCATGCATTTAGGTCAATCATAACTAGTAAGGCATTACTCCAAATCTGAAGTATACACAAGTAATTCTTGGATTGATGCTACAGAGTTTAACCTGCTCCACTTTACATTACTCCATCAGTGCTTCCTTCTGTATTTGGGACTAAAATGGGAGTACTCCACCCCTTACTGTCTTTATCCACATCTACAACCAATCGTATTCATATCTGGATTCCAACTTACTTGCACTCAATGTTAAGAGCAAGACAGTATTTACTTTTTGCTCACAAAAATCCCAGAGGAATGAACTGCACTTGTTTggggggggagaaaaaggagaaacagaaataagaagTTACAAGtcctgttttgtctctgtgctcCACGATAACATTGGAGCAAAAAGTCAGTTTACTTTCTTTAGTTAAGTCAGACGAGCAGCTTTTACAAGACACAGCCATCatttcctgcttcctgctgcagacTTTCGTCCAAGCTCCCTGGCTCTCTCAGTAGCAGATTCCACAGCACTCATGGTCGACGCCCTCACACCGCCCTGTTCGAGGGTGTGCAGTCCGTAAATGGTTGTTCCACCTGGGGTGCAGACCTCGGAGCGAAGCTGAGCTGGATGTTTACCAGAGTCACGTAACAATCTCCCAGCACCCTTTAATACATGCCAGCAAAATCAAAATATGTGAGTAATGATGGGTGCGATTGATGAGTCACCACAGAATATTTAAAGTATGAACTGTGTGCACATCCTATAGCAATGTGCTTGAAAATACATGTTGACTTGCCAGGTTACACACAAAGCACCTTCTCTTAAGCAATAGctacaaactgtaaaaaacattattcCACCTGAGTCTCTCCcttctttctattttaaacaaacttcaCTTTGACCCACAGACAGATTTCTGTACAGTACTctatgcagtgtttttcttacCTTAACActatgttttattctgtgattTTATGTAAAGATCCAAACAATGTGCTTCCACACCCAGAACATAATtctgaactgaaaacagacGAAGTTGATCCAGTAcattgacaaacacacacatgataATACTGACCAGAATGGTCTGAGATGCGATGCTATGGGCCAGAGCACTTGGCATTCCCATTTTAACAGCTCCTTCTGCCAGTGCTTCTGCAAACAGATACACCTGCAAAGAAAAATTCCATGCATTAGAAAATGGTCtctacaaaatataaacaaaaaaacttccAATTGCTGCCAAATGGGCATCTACCAAGCACAGAATTAAGGCTATATTAGTTGTACTAAACTCCTCATAGAATAGTTTAGAAGAGGTTAGCaggtttaatataaaataaaccaaacaatcaTCAGACACTCACAAAAGCCACTCCACTACCACTAAGTCCGGTATGGATGTCAATCCAGGCCTCGGGTCCCTCCTCCACCAAACCGCAGCGATGCAACAAGGAG
This genomic window from Anabas testudineus chromosome 4, fAnaTes1.2, whole genome shotgun sequence contains:
- the eef1db gene encoding eukaryotic translation elongation factor 1 delta b (guanine nucleotide exchange protein) isoform X2; amino-acid sequence: MSKKIPHCSAAAELEHDQPPNHCQVDRSVNTTPGCRNKTESGQRNGDAASSSPESGSLNGDVKRSGKSRRRKKRSSNPESRSEVKVDSKTKSEENPNKSQPHDPHAVLIGLQAERANVWFERSIYERAESLYQGWLASTSNGTSNPNQCPQAPRKQPNSPSTVAPTCSGLTCHHDDQVACHHVVKAVWVNKSTFDKAERRFVEESTQPSIPNSLNLPPPPNRSITPRTPDEGYQSLAPTPATPVVQQAAVTPTGRESINGLPRFPVELLSDVWLEKPLYDRAEAAFYQNLYGNNSSKRSSCSSTSRSSDHPQSLVEEEEEEEEEEMVVGEKQVVQQGKAEVFHALHPIQEEEEPAEVPEKEDPSVAGVCYFLHPDSERVWLDKRRYDAAESNFHACSGDKVTIAKKGRRPEPEASSVASNSSLRDNTMSAVDFLAQEKVWFDKPRYDEAERRFYEHMNGSSQPAQKPKNVGANTILQDIARARENIQKSLAGSTTSGGSTADQGELVSRIKSLELENQSLHKVVDDLRAALSKLECRVSVLEKSPAAVTPAPSVPYTNGTTVQKSSAPIKEEEDDDDDIDLFGSDEDEEAEKLKEQRLKEYAEKKAKKPVIIAKSSILLDVKPWDDETDMAKLEECVRSVQADGLLWGTSKLVPVGYGIKKLQIACVVEDDKVGTDMLEEEITKFEDYVQSVDIAAFNKI
- the eef1db gene encoding eukaryotic translation elongation factor 1 delta b (guanine nucleotide exchange protein) isoform X1; translation: MSAVDFLAQEKVWFDKPRYDEAERRFYEHMNGSSQPAQKPKNVGANTILQDIARARENIQKSLAGSTTSGGSTADQGELVSRIKSLELENQSLHKVVDDLRAALSKLECRVSVLEKSPAAVTPAPSVPYTNGTTVQKSSAPIKEEEDDDDDIDLFGSDEDEEAEKLKEQRLKEYAEKKAKKPVIIAKSSILLDVKPWDDETDMAKLEECVRSVQADGLLWGTSKLVPVGYGIKKLQIACVVEDDKVGTDMLEEEITKFEDYVQSVDIAAFNKI